In one Chionomys nivalis chromosome 13, mChiNiv1.1, whole genome shotgun sequence genomic region, the following are encoded:
- the Znf322 gene encoding zinc finger protein 322: MYTSDERCNQRTQKRKMYHVCPQKGKKIYIHVHEISQIDNQICQCLEREQNFCENLARMCEKTYTGEKSYRCDMCEKTFIQNSDLISHQRIHNYEKPYKCSKCEKSFWHHLALSGHQRTHAGKKFYTCDICGKNFGQSSDLLVHQRSHTGEKPYLCNECDKCFSRSTNLIRHRRTHTGEKPFKCLECEKAFSGKSDLISHQRTHTGERPYKCSKCEKSYRHRSAFIVHKRVHTGEKPYKCGACEKCFGQKSDLIVHQRVHTGEKPYKCLECMRSFTRSANLIRHQATHTHTFKCLEYEKSFSCSSDLIVHQRIHMEEKPHQWSVCESGFFLGMDFVAQQKMRTQTEELHYKYSVCDKSFHHSPALLQHQTVRIGEEYICNVSEKGLDLSSRASETSRMS, translated from the coding sequence ATGTACACTTCAGATGAGAGATGTAACCAgagaactcaaaaaagaaaaatgtaccaTGTATGCCCTCAGAAGGGGAAAAAGATTTATATTCATGTTCATGAGATTTCTCAAATAGATAATCAAATTTGTCAGTGCCTTGAACGTGAACAAAATTTTTGTGAAAACTTAGCACGTATGTGTGAGAAAACATATACTGGGGAGAAATCTTATAGATGTGATATGTGTGAGAAAACCTTCATCCAAAATTCAGATCTTATTTCGCACCAGAGGATTCATAATTATGAGAAACCGTATAAGTGTAGCAAATGTGAGAAGAGCTTTTGGCACCACTTAGCCCTTTCAGGACACCAGAgaacacatgcaggtaaaaagTTTTATACCTGTGACATCTGTGGCAAGAATTTTGGTCAGAGCTCTGATCTGCTTGTCCACCAGCGAAGCCATACAGGTGAAAAACCTTATCTGTGTAATGAGTGTGATAAATGCTTCAGTCGAAGTACAAATCTCATAAGGCACCGAAGAACTCACACAGGTGAGAAGCCATTTAAGTGTCTGGAATGTGAAAAAGCTTTTAGTGGGAAATCGGATCTTATTAGCCACCAAAGGACTCATACCGGTGAAAGACCCTACAAATGCAGTAAATGTGAGAAAAGTTATCGACACCGTTCAGCCTTCATTGTACATAAAAGAGTTCATACCGGGGAGAAGCCGTACAAGTGTGGTGCCTGTGAGAAGTGCTTTGGCCAGAAGTCAGACCTTATTGTACATCAGAGAGTCCATACCGGTGAGAAACCATATAAATGCTTGGAGTGTATGAGAAGTTTTACCCGGAGTGCCAACCTGATTAGGCACCAGGCAACTCACACTCATACTTTCAAATGCCTTGAATATGAGAAAAGCTTCAGCTGTAGCTCAGACCTTATTGTACATCAGAGAATTCACATGGAAGAGAAACCACATCAGTGGTCTGTGTGTGAGAGCGGTTTCTTCCTAGGTATGGACTTTGTTGCCCAGCAGAAAATGAGGACTCAAACAGAGGAGCTGCATTATAAATACAGCGTATGTGATAAAAGCTTTCATCATAGCCCGGCCCTTCTTCAGCATCAAACAGTGCGCATTGGTGAGGAATACATCTGTAATGTGAGTGAAAAAGGACTTGATCTCAGCTCTCGTGCGTCAGAAACCTCACGGATGTCTTGA